From the genome of Eriocheir sinensis breed Jianghai 21 chromosome 55, ASM2467909v1, whole genome shotgun sequence:
ATATCAACAGCGATCCTTTTTTGATTGTACactaggaaagaaaataataatggcgACCAGTCCTTATCATCAATTAGTGTGTAGGTGTaccagaaataaataaaaaatatcatggTGACTTCTGCATActatttaactattattttagGTCCactggaaagagaaaaatgacccTGTGATcttttcatacacacacaaaaaaatcatatcGACTTTATACACTTCTATACATTTCATACACTCTCATACACTAGAAAAAATCATCTCGACTTTATAcacttttatacattttcatacactCTCATACACTAGAAAAAATCATCTCGACTTTATACACTTTTATACATTTCATACACTCATACacttgaaaaaaaatcatctccACTTCATaaacttatacttttttttatacactaGAAAAATCACAACTTCACGTCCTGGGAtaacagagacaaagaaaaaacatcattattattttatttatctttaactTTACATCAAAATACACGGAGCAGCAACAGAGGTggcggcgggggtggggtggggggggagcaaGAGGGGGGCGAAAACACACACCTGCTGCCGCTGCTCCCGGGGACTCTGGGGACCTACGACGCTACACCTACGAGCCACACCTGTCCTACCTATGTACACCTGACAGTCACAGGCGCGGGGACTAAGTGGTAATATCACATGTATGGCCAATGTGGGATTTTGTACAGCAATTTTACATTCATAAGAGTATTAATGATATCGTGCGTTGTACtgtgatgcgagagagagagagagagagagagagagagagagagagagagagagagagagagagagagagagagagagagagagagagagagagagagagagagagagagagagagagagattagtttccTACCCTGTGTATTGCCTAGAGGTGGGTGCAAGTGGTGGGCTGTGTGGTGTCAACAttcgcattcacacacacacacaaacacacgcggaGGGCCGGAGGGGGCTGAGAGGATGTGGTTTGTTGTCCATGAGCCGAGAGGGACGCTGGAGTGGCGGGTGGGTCACAGGGGAAGGGCGGGCAGGCAGAGGAGAGGTCACGGGTGGCAGGGCCAGGCGCCCAGAGTGGTCAACATCGCATTCACAGTAACTCTCTTTATGTACACTGAGCACTGGGGTCACGCAGCTATATACAGGCCGCGGCcggggcggcggtggcgggcgACGGTGGGGGTGACGGGTGACACACGCGGATGAGGTGATGAGTGACGCAAGTTGATGATACGATGGGATGACGATGGGTGACGGTGGTGGGAGGGACGCGGAAGGACCGAGAAGCTTACACTTGGGACGCCGCTTCCGAGCGATAGTATGGCGGCAGCGGCCCGGCGGAGGAcagcggggagggggaggcggaggagttgagtggggaggtgaggggcgaggaggggagggaggccgTGACGGTGAGGGAGGAGCCTGCCAGGGGCGACGTGCCGGCCATGGAGGAAGCGAGGGATCGCAGCACCTCAGGCCGCAGCGCCTCGGGCCGCAGCGTGTCCTGCCGCAGCATTTCGTGTCGGAGGGCGTCGTGGCGCAGCTCGGGCCGCAACGCCTCTGGTCGGATGGTCTCCGGCCGCAGCGCGTCCCGCAGCGGGTCAGAGTGGAGGGGCGGCAGGATGGGCAGGCCGGGTGGGTAGAGGCGGTAGGCCAGGGGTTTTTGTaaagctgcggcggcggcggcctgacGGTAGTACAGGTcgacggaggcggcggcgggactGAGGGCAGCGGccgcggcagcggcggcggcggctgaggAGGATTGCGGCGGGTAGGGCCAGCCGTAGGGCGCGCTGTAGATGCGCTGCACCGCCGCGTAGTTCCCTGCCTCGGCCAGCAGCTCCAGGCCCACGGCCGTCTGCCGCTTCCACTTGGTCCTGGAAAGATGGGACGGTGACGTCAGTCATTGCGTGTAGGAAAGCGTGCGTCGCCGACACAAGCGGCGTCTTACAACGTGCTCTGCTTACTCCACCGTATGATTACACCGCTACCAAGAGAGCGACACTCACCGTCTGTTCTGGTACCAGGTCTTGACCTGTGTGTCGGTCAGGTTGAGCTTGGCCGCCAGCTCCATGCGGTCCTGCACACTCAGGTACTTTTGCCGCTCGAAGCTCTTCTCCAGCGTCTGCAGCTGGTGGTCGGTGAAGGCCGTGCGGGCCTTGCGCTGCTTCTTGCACGGCGGCGGTCCGGAGCTGTCGGAACACCCCTCACCGTGCTCTggaaagaacaacaataacagtcAATACAACTGAAGGGTTCATGATACACGAGATGTAGCTCATCGCCCTCCACGCCGGGAATAGCCGCCCTGGTGGGGGGGAAAGCATTCCCGCGCCGCCCTCAACACCCACAGCCTCATAATATTCTCCTGAACCAATTGACACTGGCATTAAATAACCGAGCCGCGGTGTGCGCGGAGtgctccttcccccctccctcccctcccctctcccctgggACGACGGGAGTGTTGCCAATCTCCATGACGGGAGGCGGCGGCTGAATGGCGCACATGAGGACATAACAGGCCCCGTGCTGATCCTTTCACCACGCTTGTCGGCAGCCCAGCCAGGGGGGAGGGGATACATTGGGGTGCTGGGGTGTTGCTGGGGAACATCACGAGCTGTGGGAGCGTCGTGTTGCCGCCTAGCGCCCGGCGAGGCACGCGGCGCGCCTTGAATGGCGTGAGGTAACGAGACAAGGGAAGCTCTACTcgtgcatcacacacacacacacacacacacacacacgacactcacatctcttccgttccttcatccctccttccttccttcctcccctcactccacccctattttctCCGCTTCCTAAACAGATCATCTCCCAAACGCCGCCCTCTTTGGGTCTACCACATCCTATTTATACAACTAAACCCTCCCTATCggcctctttccctctcacccttctcctcccactttcctccctctcaccctcacccttccctccctttcccctcaaaaCGTGTATTAGCGAAGCCTCAATTATCGCCGCTCatatgtccgtctgtctctccctcgccctcgccctcgccgCCCTCACCGAAATGCCGCTGAAATCACTCAATCCAAGTTACTCTGTAGTTTAGTTCACTTTTGATTGCTTGCTTCTCAATGGGGGAAATTGTTCTCTGTTGTTTTCCCaggcattttatttatttatttattttacaggaaaggaagcagttcaagggcagaaacaaaataaaagaaacccgctaagcaacaacaaaaaaaaaacacgtgaagATCCGTGCATTTTTGTGTCAATGTATATAATTTCCaacaccttattttttgtttcgtaatataaaacacaaaaaaatattccagttattttttttactgttttttttctaggCCATAGTGCATGTTTTATGGATTTTCTTAAAACTATGAAAAGAAACAAGACCAAAAAATACTGGTGGaccattaagtgtgtgtgtgtgtgtgtgtgtgtgtgtgtatgtacttaGCCTGCACGTGTGTTCTAAATAACCCTGGCCTCGTCGTGTACGTAAGCCGGACAGCCGTGTCTTAATCAGTCGGCCACGGTCTCACGATGGTCTCAGCGGCACGTACGGAGagagcggcggggcggggcggtgcggTCGGGGCGGGTTCACAAGGAATCGATTTTTTGGGAATGGAGTATTGTTTGTTAATGTTTAGTAATGTGAAGTTTTGTTTATCGGTGATGTACAGTATTATTTTGAAGGCGTAAGTCTGGCGAGGCGGAGTGAGGCGGGGCACAAGGAATTGATTTTCAAGGAAGTGAGTGATGTTTGGTAATGTTTAGTAATGTGAAGTTTTGCTTATCGATGATGTACATTATTATTTTGAAGGTGTAAGTCTGGCGAGGCGGAGTAATAAGCCGGTACACAAGGAATTGATTTTCATGAAGTTGAGTGATGTTCGG
Proteins encoded in this window:
- the LOC126984039 gene encoding barH-like 2 homeobox protein; this encodes MCDGAAGARGSSHRGRNEPCWRSRARGGAETRGGGPIGRQGLWARPTGRAGGMGRRPSQIPCQRRGRAAAVSRARAWCTISCVATCELGPHAPDAVVATMTVEVCSRVGVRVSAAPGAIKDESQPGGGTSPAHETSEAPTPRPKFMITDILAQHKPPTSTHSEASAPPTPIIEEPKDLSLTRTHAEDDDIDLEGDGSHDEDDHTETEHGEGCSDSSGPPPCKKQRKARTAFTDHQLQTLEKSFERQKYLSVQDRMELAAKLNLTDTQVKTWYQNRRTKWKRQTAVGLELLAEAGNYAAVQRIYSAPYGWPYPPQSSSAAAAAAAAAALSPAAASVDLYYRQAAAAAALQKPLAYRLYPPGLPILPPLHSDPLRDALRPETIRPEALRPELRHDALRHEMLRQDTLRPEALRPEVLRSLASSMAGTSPLAGSSLTVTASLPSSPLTSPLNSSASPSPLSSAGPLPPYYRSEAASQV